From one Lycium barbarum isolate Lr01 chromosome 6, ASM1917538v2, whole genome shotgun sequence genomic stretch:
- the LOC132598980 gene encoding uncharacterized protein LOC132598980: MAHKIFFISSLFVLAIFIQKIHAVDYTVTNTAANTPGGARFDRDIGAQYSQQTLSAAATFIWNTFQQNSPADLKNVEKVSMFVDDMDGVAYASNNEIHVSARYIQGYSGDVRREITGVLYHESTHVWQWNGNGQAPGGLIEGIADYVRLKADLAPSHWVKPGQGDRWDQGYDVTARFLDYCNSLRNGFVAELNKKMRNGYSNQFFVDLLGNTVDQLWSDYKAKFPA; encoded by the exons ATGGCTCATAaaattttcttcatttcttctttattCGTCCTGGCAATATTCATCCAAAAAATCCATGCTGTGGATTACACTGTCACCAACACGGCTGCAAACACCCCTGGTGGTGCCCGTTTCGACCGAGATATAGGTGCCCAATACAGTCAGCAAACACTGTCAGCTGCCGCTACATTTATATGGAATACCTTCCAACAGAATTCTCCGGCTGATCTTAAAAACGTGGAAAAAGTAAGCATGTTTGTCGATGACATGGACGGAGTAGCTTACGCTAGCAACAACGAGATTCATGTTAGTGCCAG GTACATCCAAGGTTACTCTGGTGATGTCAGGAGAGAGATTACTGGGGTATTATACCATGAGAGTACCCATGTTTGGCAATGGAACGGGAACGGTCAGGCTCCAGGAGGATTAATTGAAGGGATTGCTGATTATGTGAGACTCAAAGCTGATCTTGCACCAAGCCACTGGGTGAAACCAGGGCAGGGCGACCGTTGGGACCAAGGCTACGATGTGACTGCTCGATTTCTTGATTACTGCAACAGCTTGAGAAATGGGTTCGTGGCAGAACTTAACAAAAAGATGAGAAATGGCTATAGTAATCAGTTCTTTGTTGACTTATTGGGGAATACGGTTGATCAACTTTGGAGTGATTACAAAGCTAAATTTCCAGCATAG